The DNA region AGATGAGAACCCCTCTCATTCTACCGTCATTATCATCAAAATATAGTAGGGTGTTTAAGCGGTGACAGGCTCGACCGTTACGCCACTGTTTGACTCAGTTAGCAAAATATTCATGAAGATCAAGAAAACCAGAGGGGGAAAACTTACGCAGCGATGGTAGCCCAACCAATGAGACGCCAATGCTTCTCGATACGTCTGCTAAGCGCAACCTTCTCGCCAATCTTTGTGCAAGCAGGAGATGTAAGCTGGAGCTTGGCAGcatccttcttgatggcaacAACCTTGGCaccggtggaggtggaacCAATGTTGACCATGATAACCTCGTTCTTCGCAAGCTTGTCGACCTTGGCCTGCTTGCCGTCGGCCGTCTTGACaccgaggaggcggcggaggaggtagaAGTTGACCTCGATCTCACTGTAGATGTCGGGGAGGCGGCCCTTGAGACCGAGGACGAAACCGACAAGACGATCGGCTCTGCAGAGGGTAGGGTCGATGCGGGTACCGACACCAATAAGACCGCCGGGAACGGCGTACTTCAGCTCGTTGGCCTCAGAGTTGAGAGACACAATACGGCTGAAAATGGGCGTACACTTGAGATCACCCCTCTCGTCGCGAGTAACGATACCGGGGCGGATCTCAATCTCGTCACCGAGCTTGAGCAGACCGTGAAGAACGgaaccaccagcaacaccacccttaagctcctcaatctcggcACCGGGCTTGTTGACGTCGAATGACCGAATGACGATCATGTGGGGGTCCATGGAGAAATCTCTcggagggatggggatggtaTTGACGATAGCGTCgttgatggcgtcgatgTTAAACTTGAGCTGGGCCGAAATGGGGATAATTGGCGACTTGCCAGCGACTGTGCCTCTGATGAACTTGAGAATAGACTCGTGGTGCTGCTTGGCAGCCTCTTCTCTCATAAGATCGACCTTGTTCTGGAGAATGATGATCTTGTCCAACTTCATAATCTCGATGGCGGCCAAATGCTCAGAGGTTTGAGGCTGAGGGCAAGATTCGTTACCGGcaatgagaagaagggcggcgTCCATGACGGCAGCACCTGACAACATGGTACTCATGAGAATATCGTGACCGGGGCAATCAACAAAGCTGGTTCTTGTTAGCAACTTTCCTCAGCAGCCGCTCGCCTCTATGTGATACTTACGAGACATGGCGCAACAGTCTGTAAGTTCCCGTGCAGCCCTCACGCTCGCAAGGAGggtcaacctccttctcgcTCTTGTAGCTCCTGTAGCATGTCGGCCTCGGGCATTCTGGGCTATCGCACTTGTAGATCTTGGCGTTGGCGTAACCCAGCTTGATGGTAATGTTGCGGATCAGTTCGTTCTTGAAACGAACGGTCTGGACGCCAGAGATGGCCTTGACGACTGTGGACTTTCCGTGAGCGACGTGGCCGATGGTACCGATGTTGATGGTCGCTTGCCGCGCAATAATCTCGGCTGTGAGGGGGGTAAGGCTCTTGATGTCGAGGTCCTTCGGGTCTGTTTGAGGGGGCAGAGGTGGTCTCTGGACAACTGGGGCAGGGGCACTCTTCTTCAGGGCCGACTTGggcttgtcgaggaggtcgttGTCGGAATCATGGATATCGACCTGGGACTCGCCGGAGTCTGAATCCGACTCGGGGATATCGTTACCGAATTTGTCGTTGGCCgacatggtgatggcttcgttCAGCGGCGGGGTAGTTGGTTTTGGGGTCTTCCTGTGGTTGTTTCGGCGCGCCGGTTTGGTCGCTCGATCAAGTACTCGGCGAAGTTTTCTTTATGGGGGCGACGCGGTGGCTGCGTTGCGTGGTTTGCGGAATtgccggtggaggaagatgccGACCAAAAGCAAAGGGTGGGATACAGTATTTGGAAGAATTTCGTGTGCAGTCATACACATTTGCGACTCATCCTTGCCTTACcactggtggtgctgctctAAACTTTAACCAATAAAGGTTAGCGCCACCTGCCCCACCATGACCGATAAGCACCGATAAGCCTCCAGATGTGGGACAATTCACTTTGAGCTCACCTCGTGAACAATTAAATGGAGACTGCTCTTGGGTTTTCACACGGGAACTGCCATTATTCTGTCCACAATCTGATACTTTGCTCTCGAGTCTTAACAATGCTAACTGTAAGCCTCATAATAGCAAAAAGGGTCTTAACAATAGCAAGGAGACCTGGCACTTCGTCCGGTTCCAATAGCTTCAACTGTACGTTAGCACTGCCAAAGAAACAGAGTTGGTCAGTGTCAAGACCTGTCAAGGACCCGGTTGCAGCTCCCAGCCTGTTCACTCATGGATAGGTGGCTATTGTCATTCATCCAATAACCTGAAGCATCACATGCTCCCCTGAGCAAGACTAAAGCTCACAGTCACACAGGATACGGCATGACATCACTTTGGATGTTCAATTCTGTTGAAGTTCTCCTTTCTTTCGTCAGAGTGGCTCTTGGAAATTACCCACATAATTGAAGACTCTAGAAGGCGCGAATATGAGTTTATTCACTTTAAATGGTGACATGGCTGTCACGGAAGCTAAGTGTCAGAAAGTCATGTGGCAGAGATGCACTATTCACCATAACCATAACAGTCACAGGTTCACTTTGCCTTGGTGAGTTCATGACACCGACGCTTCGACTCGAATGATCATGTTTTGAGAACCAATACGTTTGTGGTTATAATGCTATTCTtagggggaaaggggtgtaTCTTTAGACAAAGACCAGCCATTCCCCGCTTCGTTATATGTGGAATCTGCTGCTCACCACGTGGACCTTCCTTTGCTTTGCGGCTGTTCAACACGGCCGCTGTTGAAGTGATCCCACGTCAAAGTCAACAGCAGACTACCTCTTTAGACAAGTGTGACAACAAAGGCAATTTATCTCGTTTCACCCCTAGAAAGATATCGCTGTGAGTCCAACCTCACATCTGCCGAAATTCACAAAGTTGTCCTAGAACgcgaaaagaaaagatacTAAACAATCACAACATTAATTCCAAGGACTGCTCAGTGGCAACACGGAATCCACAGCAATGTGCTGAAAATTAGCGGAGAATTCTGCTATCAGACTAATCATCAAATCAAATCTAGAGGGCCTGTCTGGACTCAGTCGTGAACGGTGGGTCTACTGAGTGCCTCACAGCTTCACTTTTCATTTCAGTTCTCACACACGGAAGTTATCTAAGTGAAAATAACTGGATATACCAGTCAACACTAGCATAGCTTTCACGCTAGATACACAATCTTGCTACGATTATAAGCTCCTTGCCCATGGTATATCACGAAGCCACTTGTCTAAGTCCTCATATACAAGAGGGTTTCTGGGGCCCTATAAAGATGTCTCAAGTCCTTTCCCTCTATTCAAAGTTATTGCCCTGAATTGTACTGACCTGATATATATCCTCTGCTCTCTCTCCGAACATGGCTCAGTACtaacatcctcatcatcataaGTCACATGTTTCTTCTTGATGTTCAAGCTTGATCACACAGATtcacaaaaaaagaaaaaaacgcATCAGATGAAGCCAGCCAGTCAGGTAATTCCACAATCATCATTGGCCAGTTCATTCACCACCGCTCAACTTCCACGTGTTGGGCAAAGCTAAGATCAAAACCCAGAAAACCACGAACCCACTGCTGCCTTGCAGAGTCAGTTGAAAGACTAAATACTCCACATACAAAGCTGTCTTTCTTATTGGAAGTGAATGGTCCCATTGCACCAACTAAAAGCCTGGTTATGTTTCATGTTTGAGAAGTGAACAAGCAGTCATTGGAGGCTATGGCTGCCAGGTTTTGTTGTCATTGCCTAAGCCCAAGGTAGGTACATTTTGCATGTGGGTTTTGTTGTGAGCTGCGTGACATTGAAGGCGACGATCGCATGTGTCATCTCAGTGGTGTTTAACGAGACCGAAGCCAAATCACGGCGAGCTCAGAATAGCTTCAAGATCTGAAGGTCAGGTGCGTGGTCCTTGTTTAGCCAGCACAGCAACAGTCTAGGACAACATCCCCAAGCCTCTTCAGCTCAGTGTCAGTAGTCTACCAGCGTAACACCGCTAACCAGTGATCTAGAAGCATTACGAGACGATCACTTCCTCGTATGCCCATCTGTAACAGCCGCAAGTCAAGTTTGACATATACGACCCGCATAAGCCACGAACGACACGCAAACTTCCTTTTCAGCCCTCCCTAGCAAAAGTTTCAGCCCTGAAGCCACCTATCCACTTGCGACTCCGGGCACACTCTCGGGGGGTGCGGAGAAAAAAGAATGTGACTGGCCATGTGGCCACCTACGGTCAGAGGAACAGCGGCATCCGGAAGAATTCCTagcgaggaagagaaagaggtgTCTGTGATGGGCATATCTCTGCCCTAGTTGTACATGGACTACCGGGTGTAGGACAAACCACCCGTCCACCCACcactccaacaccaaccccgccctcaGAACGGAACACAAGCAGGATTACGATAATGGAAAGAATGCAGAGGTCTCTTTTTTCTAGGACACGATTAGCGTGCTCGATGCTATTCATACATCGAAAGGAGCCAGAAAAATCAATATTCTTGGTAAGCTAACGGCGTATAGAAGTGGGTAAATATCGCCCGAGCCAACGGCTCCCAGCGGGTTCCCAGTGCCACGGCCCTTTCTCGATCCCCCCAATCTATCTGGGGCGTCACTAGCGGTCTGATCACGGGTTGCTACCATTGAGTTCGCGGTTTGCTTCTGCACACACACTAGACTACCTAGCAAGGTCTTTCCATGACTCCATGACAGAAGAAAGTTTTGTAAGACCCCGATGCCGTGGGGTACCACCTACCTTGGGGCACAcaacagagagagagaggggaagcGAATCGCCAAATCCAGACTGTGTGTGAAAAAAAACGCTTGCTGATGATAATTTTCTCAACCTAAACTGGAATGTTGACTATATAATTAGCAGCGATAGTCtgcgggagggaggggtgtgaTGGCCAGACTCTTGCAGACTGTCGAGCCCGTTGATGGAACCCGAAGCGCGGTCACCAACATGTGTGtaagctggtggtggtgcccgtTACACAGCGTTGAACCAGGACAAGAAGTCTATATTGATAACCATTATAGACATCCATCGTAAGCACGGTAGTCGGATCTTGCACCAGATGTGGTATGTGGGTTAATTGACATGATGTGGTTCCGCTGCGCAACCAACGAGGATTATTGGACTCTTGGGAAAAGAAGTGCAACATTTAGCATCCTAAAAATATGGCAGAGATGGTGGGTAAAAATCCGGTTCTGTATGTGGTGATCATGCACGGGATGAGCACCAGTGACACCTACCGGGACAATTTTGTCCTAATCAGGATTTTTTGCCCAAACTCTCAAGGTCTGCGTCGTTGCTGGGAGAATCCGCAGCTGAATTCTGTGTGCCTTTTTCCAGATTGAAGCGAGCTGTTGGCTTGGCTTGTACCTTTCGCCTGCTAGGTGCCAGCCTCAACCTGGAGCATCGTGAGGATGTCGACCGCTAGAAAACTCTCGCTTGCCTCGGTTGAACCGGTTGAATTAAGATGCTGATGTTGGTCCACCATCTTGGGTCTTATGTGAGCAGAGATAACGAGAGATATCCTGGGACGGGCcttggggatgaggatggttttGATTCATGAAGAGCTGACCCCgagacaacgacaacaacggtTGAAGCCTTCAAAGGCGGGGTCATGATAAAGCTCTATTCGAGGTCCAGGTCGTACACTCGGTTGACAAAAAGGTCCTTTCTGAAGGCAAAAAAGGTGAAGGCCAGTCGTCGGACTCTtggagctggctggctgggcaaGAGGGGACGTCGGCCGCTGTGTGGCACGGCTTACCGCTGAGCTGCATGACCGGCAGAGAGATCACAGAATGCTAGTCGCTGATTGGATGCCTGCTTTCAAGCAATCCGAACCCCACAGGGTTAGACGCAGATCATTGGTGGCAGCAACGGCAGGGGTGGCAGCTGCACGACAGGGGGAGTCCAACCTCAACTCGACGACAGTCACTCTCTTGCCGCCCAACCAGCGACTGTCCCGCCCAGGCCGGCGTCCAACCTCACGCTCTTTCGGCAGAAATGGTCCTGCTCGACACAGGCCTCCATCCAATAGATTCCAAGCACTTGCATATGCGCCAGCCCCGCCCCGGGTTGCGACGACTTTGAGCGCCAAGCACCGCCAGAGAATGAGTCCTCTCTCGTCCCTCTCGCCGTGGAACAGATCGagcatcaccacccgccCGGCCATGTTCCATGAACCCGAGCACATGTTTCTGCAGCCATTGATGGGCCGAGTAGCTTCTGATGACACGGTGAAGAGGCTTCCAAGAACGCTGCTTGTAGCTCTGGGCATTTGCAGTTAAACGGTGGTAGTATTAGTCTTTTTCTCTCACTACTTGTGCTGTTGAAGTCCCAAGCTCCGAGCACTATGCACGCACTTCGGTACCATCACCCATGACACCCCCCAAGGTCCCATTTCCCTCAACCAACAGCGTATTGCTATATTGAGATGCCCCCTCTTTGCGAGCTAGGACCAGTGTCCTCCGCTTATCTAGCAGATTTCTCTAGCCTTGATGATCGTCAGGACTCTTCTTTCCTCTTGTCATTCATTGTGAAGTGAGACTCTtctcctgttcttcttccttccaGGTTTCCTTCTAGACCGCCAGGAACATTAGGAACACGCTCCTGTAACCAGCATCTGCAACCCACCCGCGGGTCTCTCTTCGGGCCGCCCAGCAAAACTAGCTCCAGTGCCGCTCCGTCACTCCAGTGGGCGTCTATTTTCCATCACGAGTCGCCCGGGCTTTATTGGCAGCTTGGTACCTCGCCCTATCAGAGCCGCTTGCTGGGAAAATACCCCCTGTCCACCGTGGGTGTCCCCATTGCACCCGTTGCCTCCCTCATCGGaccactcactcacaccTCCCTGTAGCTGCGAGGCCCGCATGCCGTGTAAGTGGTAGTGGCAGCGGCTATTCaaatcccaccatccccccaagAGagcgccatcttcttccgGAATTCCTTTCCTTTGGCAGCTGGGCTCTCTTAACCACACCCTTTCCCTTGGTTCTGTTCCGCCACCGTCCTCTTTATTGAAGACTGGtatcttccttctcttcaacTTCCCGTCCATCTTTGTAGGTGTTATCGCCGCCTACACACAACACCAAGCAAcaaaaaaggaagaagggagaaACGACTTTACTGTCGTTGTCGTCCACGATGGGTCTCGACGAAAAGAAGCGGCCAACGGCCTTGAACCTCGCACCGATCCGGACCAAGTCAGCCGGCTCCATCTCTTCTACAGACTcctcatccacatcctcgtCTTTGGCCAAGCCTCCCAGGACACCACGGTTCGCCGAAGCTACAGCAGTAAACTCACCTATCGAGCCGAGATTGGGGCCCTTTTCTGACAAACACGAAATCACTCAGGCGCAGCCAGGAGATGTTGGATTTGGTTATATCGGAAACAGGGGATCAACAGTACCAATGACGCCAAAGTCGCCCTTGAAGAGCGCCATGAGAGTACCAGGCACACCCGGCAGGGGATTGACAAATCCCCTGAGCCCCACCTTCAGAGAAGAGGAGAACCTGGAGTCGCGGGAGAAGATCACAGAGAAGGATCAGGCTAGGGATTTGGTAAGTGAAGGATGATAGAGGTTGGTTTGTGCGAATATGGGACTAACAATCACGGCAGAAAATCAAGACCAGAGTAAGAATGGCCAAGTTCGCCCTCCGTGGTGTCAACTTCAGCTGCTCCCTGATTATCTTGTCCATGATCTCGGCCTCTTTCGCCATTTTCAATGCCACCAAGGCTCTTGCACCTATGAGCGGTCTTCCGGCTTggtccaacaacaccaacacctgGCCTCAGAAGGTCGTTCTCGCCTGTGCTGGTGTCTCGCTCATCATCTGCGTTTGTGTCTTTGTTGGCTACTGCCGTGGTGGTCACAGGAGAGCGGAGAAGGTCGGCGTCTATTACACTCTGTTCGCGGTCGGCTGGTTCATTTTCAGTATGGCTATGTGGGCTGCGGCCGCCGGAATCCTCCAGCActccaagtccaacagcGGTAACCAGGATATGTGGGGATGGGCCTGCGTCGAAAACCGTCGATCCGAACTCTTTGGCGGCCAAGTCGACTACGCCCTTGTCTGCCGCCTCCAGGACTGGACTCTTATTTGCATCATTATCGAGTTGGTGGTCGAGATCATCAGCATAACGCTTTACAGCGTCGTCTTTTACCGATACTGGTCGAAGAGGAAGCTTCACAAGTCGATGGACATGCGCGACAAGGCCCGCTCCGATCTCTACCTCGCCCAGCTTCGCAGCCAGTCCGCCCCCAACACACCTGGCTTCGGCCCCAAGTCGCCCGCCTTCTCGCAATATGCTCTTTCCCCTCGCTTCCCGCCCACAACCTACAAGTCTCTGGGCGATATCCAGGAGAACACCTCCGATTCGCCTTTCACTCCTGGTGGCAACAACCTCGTTGTTCCTCAGTCCAACTTCACTCCCCAGCAGGCTGCCTTCAAACTCCAGGCCCCGCCTACCAAAGCTAACCCGGCTACTCCGTCAACACCAAAGTCCGGATACAAGCCACCAACGGCGGCCGATctttcaccctcctcgatcACCGCCCCTGCTTTCCCGGCACCTACAGTTCAGCATGCGCCAATGGTAGAGGGCGAGCAGCAGTACGAGGCGGTGCCCATCCCCGGTGCCTACGCCGGGCAAGCGATcaagtcaccaccacctgttCAGACAACATTCAACCTCCCACGATAAATGGGGTC from Podospora pseudoanserina strain CBS 124.78 chromosome 1, whole genome shotgun sequence includes:
- a CDS encoding hypothetical protein (EggNog:ENOG503NZQY); its protein translation is MGLDEKKRPTALNLAPIRTKSAGSISSTDSSSTSSSLAKPPRTPRFAEATAVNSPIEPRLGPFSDKHEITQAQPGDVGFGYIGNRGSTVPMTPKSPLKSAMRVPGTPGRGLTNPLSPTFREEENLESREKITEKDQARDLKIKTRVRMAKFALRGVNFSCSLIILSMISASFAIFNATKALAPMSGLPAWSNNTNTWPQKVVLACAGVSLIICVCVFVGYCRGGHRRAEKVGVYYTLFAVGWFIFSMAMWAAAAGILQHSKSNSGNQDMWGWACVENRRSELFGGQVDYALVCRLQDWTLICIIIELVVEIISITLYSVVFYRYWSKRKLHKSMDMRDKARSDLYLAQLRSQSAPNTPGFGPKSPAFSQYALSPRFPPTTYKSLGDIQENTSDSPFTPGGNNLVVPQSNFTPQQAAFKLQAPPTKANPATPSTPKSGYKPPTAADLSPSSITAPAFPAPTVQHAPMVEGEQQYEAVPIPGAYAGQAIKSPPPVQTTFNLPR
- the GCD11 gene encoding eukaryotic translation initiation factor 2 subunit gamma (BUSCO:EOG09261TPN; COG:J; EggNog:ENOG503NXAR), which gives rise to MSANDKFGNDIPESDSDSGESQVDIHDSDNDLLDKPKSALKKSAPAPVVQRPPLPPQTDPKDLDIKSLTPLTAEIIARQATINIGTIGHVAHGKSTVVKAISGVQTVRFKNELIRNITIKLGYANAKIYKCDSPECPRPTCYRSYKSEKEVDPPCEREGCTGTYRLLRHVSFVDCPGHDILMSTMLSGAAVMDAALLLIAGNESCPQPQTSEHLAAIEIMKLDKIIILQNKVDLMREEAAKQHHESILKFIRGTVAGKSPIIPISAQLKFNIDAINDAIVNTIPIPPRDFSMDPHMIVIRSFDVNKPGAEIEELKGGVAGGSVLHGLLKLGDEIEIRPGIVTRDERGDLKCTPIFSRIVSLNSEANELKYAVPGGLIGVGTRIDPTLCRADRLVGFVLGLKGRLPDIYSEIEVNFYLLRRLLGVKTADGKQAKVDKLAKNEVIMVNIGSTSTGAKVVAIKKDAAKLQLTSPACTKIGEKVALSRRIEKHWRLIGWATIAAGVTVEPVTA